The Setaria viridis chromosome 2, Setaria_viridis_v4.0, whole genome shotgun sequence DNA window ATTATTGGCTGCCACACAAAAAAGAATTCTACAGATGCATTAAAAAAGCATAATTTCTTTTCAAATGGTTtgaataaaaaacaaatatcTCACAGAGAAGAATTTGTAGCTGTATACTCGCATAGCACTTTGCCAAACAAAAGAAGATTTGTTTGGATCCggacaaaaaaaattgaataataTATTTTAAATAATTCGGATAAAACCAATTATCTCATGTTAGATAATTGATGGTAGAGCAAGGATGCAAAAAAAGGGCCTCCTTGCTGCTGATGTGCTAAATAACACTAACAAATAAACAAATATTGCAGCTGTGAGTTACCTGAAGGAAGCGCTCCAAACGAGAACTGGAATGTTCAGGGCCTTGGCCATCATAACCATGAGGAAGCAGAACAACAAGGCCAGTTTGGCGCAACCATTTTGCCTCTCCACTGCTCAGAAACTGGTCAAACATCACTTGCGCGCCATTGGCAAAGTCACCAAATTGTGCTTCCCAAAGAACCAATGAATTAGGGTTCTCCATGGAGTAACCCAATTCAAACCCAAGGACAGCAAATTCTGAAAGCGAACTGCAAACAGAGTAATACATAACATAAGGAGAACTACCCTTCTGACCGAAATATGACTAGAAATTTGGCGGATCCATAAGTAAACTTACCTGTTACTTACAGTAAACAGCTCCTCACTTTGATTCATTGCAACATGGTCAAGTGGGCAGTACTTCGCTCCAGTATCCTGGTCATGCAGAACTGCATGCCGGTGGCTGAAAGTTCCTCTTTCCACATCCTGTCCACTTAGCCTAACATGATTGCCTTCCACTATAAGTGTTGCAAAGGCTAGGGCTTCTGCAACAGCCCAATCAATTCCTTCACCACTCTCAATCATAGCTGCACGCAGCTCAAAAATCTTCTTCACTGCTCTGTGTGGCCTGAAGTTTTCAGGCAGTGTAGTAATTGCTTGTCCTACACGTTTCAGTATCTCCGGCTTGACCCTGCATAGAAGGCATTTTCAACATCCAATAGTTAAAATAAAAGACCATAAAAAGTAAAATCAACAGAGAGATTGCTGTTACCCAGTGTTCCGAACACGCGATATTTGCTCTGGCGACTTAAAGCCAGTCCAATAAGCAGAGAGCCAATCCCTCTTGTTGGGAACATAGTCTTTGCTCTTTGTAAACTCTTCATTCAAGATTCGGTTCACCTTGTCATGGATCCTCTGGACATCTTCTTTCGAGACTTCACCTGTTCCTAGCAGTTTCTGCTCATAAAGCTTCAATGAACTGGGATGGTTCTTAATGACCTGTCACAGACAATTCTCACCAGGGTCAAGCAAAGCGCTAAGAAACAAAGCATATTTaaaagggaggggaggaagatAGAGAACATATTTAGTAACCTTCTACACGACCAGCTTAACCTTCTACACGACCAGCTTAAAGACTATCTAGTTTTCGTCTAAGAAAAAGCATAAGAATACGGAGTTAACAGAAAAAAGATGCACGTGAGCTAAAAAAAACCGAACAAGAGCTGTAAACTACATATGGGAAAATGgctatgagaaaaaaaaatctgaactaGTAGTAGTAGGGTTACCTGATACATCTTTGGCTGTGTGAAGGAGGGTTCATCGATTTCGTTATGCCCAAAACGGCGGTAGCAGATTAGATCGACGACGACATCTGAGTGAAAAGTCTGGCGCCACTCAGCTGCAAGCTCACATACACGGACAACAGCCTCTAAATCATCACCATTTACATGGAATATAGGAGCATTCAGGGCTTTGGCAACATCTGTGCAGTACTGGGAGGACCTGCCAGCTCTTGGATCAGTCGTAAAGGCGACTTGGTTGTTAACAACAATATGTATGGTTCCACCAGTAGTGTAGTTTGGGAGAGCACTTAGATGGAGCGTCTCATAGACCACACCCTGGCCAGCAAAGCTACCATCTCCGTGTATCAGAATACCCATGTTCTTTGTCCTGTCGGCATCATTGGAGTAGAATTGCTTGGCACGCGTCTTGCCAATGACAACAGGATCAACAGCTTCCAGATGACTGGGATTGGCGACCAAAGACAAGTGAATCCTCTTGCCACCACGAGTTGGGCGGTCATAAGAGGTACCCAGGTGGTACTTGACATCACCAGTTCCAGTGTAGAGCCCATCCTCACCTTCAACAGGCCTTGTGCCGCCAGTGAACTCGCTGAATATCTGAGACAATGGCTTGCGGACGACGTTACCAAGGACATTGAGCCTCCCCCTGTGCGGCATCCCAATGACGATGTTCTCGACGCCGAGGTCAGCAGCCCTATCGAACATCTCCTTCATGCCAGGGATGAGTGTCTCACCACCCTCAAGGCCAAACCTCTTGGCGGTGGCCCACTTGGTGGCGAGGAAGTTCTCGAACTGCGT harbors:
- the LOC117843936 gene encoding uncharacterized protein, producing the protein MTWFRAASGAARLALRRSLATRAPTAAAATRCARGFHSTALRPRSAAPAPRAVPLSRLSDSFLDGTSSVYLEELQRAWEVDPSSVDESWDNFFRNFVAQASPSAGVSGQTIQESMQLLLLVRAYQVNGHMMAKLDPLGLDDRAVPEDLHLGLYGFTDADLDREFFLGVWRMSGFLSENRPVLTLREILSKLQQAYCGPIGYEYMHIPDRDKCNWLREKIETAKPRDYDKERRLVMLDRLIWSTQFENFLATKWATAKRFGLEGGETLIPGMKEMFDRAADLGVENIVIGMPHRGRLNVLGNVVRKPLSQIFSEFTGGTRPVEGEDGLYTGTGDVKYHLGTSYDRPTRGGKRIHLSLVANPSHLEAVDPVVIGKTRAKQFYSNDADRTKNMGILIHGDGSFAGQGVVYETLHLSALPNYTTGGTIHIVVNNQVAFTTDPRAGRSSQYCTDVAKALNAPIFHVNGDDLEAVVRVCELAAEWRQTFHSDVVVDLICYRRFGHNEIDEPSFTQPKMYQVIKNHPSSLKLYEQKLLGTGEVSKEDVQRIHDKVNRILNEEFTKSKDYVPNKRDWLSAYWTGFKSPEQISRVRNTGVKPEILKRVGQAITTLPENFRPHRAVKKIFELRAAMIESGEGIDWAVAEALAFATLIVEGNHVRLSGQDVERGTFSHRHAVLHDQDTGAKYCPLDHVAMNQSEELFTVSNSSLSEFAVLGFELGYSMENPNSLVLWEAQFGDFANGAQVMFDQFLSSGEAKWLRQTGLVVLLPHGYDGQGPEHSSSRLERFLQMSDDNPFVIPEMEPTLRKQIQECNWQVVNVTTPANYFHVLRRQIHREFRKPLIVTAPKNLLRHKDCKSNLSEFDDVEGHLGFDKQGTRFKRLIKDRNDHKQVEEGINRLILCSGKVYYELDEERKKSERSDIAICRVEQLCPFPYDLIQRELKRYPNAEIVWCQEEPMNMGAYSYISPRLYTAMKALGRGSFEDIKYVGRAPSAATATGFLSVHVQEQSELVKKALQPEPIKFP